The genomic segment TCCGCCGGCCGGACCGCCGGAGACTGGCGGGTGCTGGGTGTCTCGGTGCGCGGCACCGGCCACGCGCGCGGCGGGCTCCCCTGCCAGGACGCGCACGACTGGCGCCGGCTCCCCCGCGGCGCCGTGGCGCTGGCGGCGGCCGACGGCGCCGGCAGCGCCCCCCTGGCCGAGGCCGGGGCGCGCGCCGCCGCCCACGCCGCCGTGGACGCCCTCGCCCGCGCGGCGGCCGCCGTCGACGCCTCGGGAGACGGGTGGACGGCCGCGCTCGACGCCGCCTTGGCCGCCGCGCTCGAGGCCGTGCACGCCGAGGCCGCCCGCCGCGGCGCCGACATCCGCGACCTGGCCACCACGCTCATCGCCTGCGTGGCGTGGGACGGCGGGGTGGCGGCGGCGCAGGTGGGCGACGGCGCCGTGATCGTGGCCACGGAGGACGGGGGGATGCGCAGCGTCACCGTGCCCACCTCGGGCGAGTTCGCCAACGAGACGGTCTTCCTCACCTCGCCCGGCGCGGTCGCGGCGGCGCAGCGGGCGGCGTGGCGGGGCGAGGCGCGGCACGTGGGCGTCTTCACCGACGGGCTGCAGGGGCTGGCGCTCAAGTTCCCGGAGAAGGTGCCGCACGCGCCGTTCTTCGCCCCGCTCTTCGCCTTCGCGGCGGAGGGCGGCGACCCGCGCGAGGCGGAGCGGCAGCTGGGGGCCTTCCTCTCCGGCCCGCGGGTGACGGCGCGCTCCGACGACGACCTCACCCTGCTGCTGGCGGCGCGCGGCCATGGCTGACGTGCTCGCCCTCCCCGCGCCCCTGATCTTCCGCCGCCGCCGGACGCTGGAGCTGCTGGCGCTGGACGACGCGCTGGAGCTGGGCGCGGGCGGCGAGGCGCGCGTGCTGGGGCTGCCGCGCGACCCGACGCTCGTCGCCAAGCTCTACCACGCCCCCACCATCCAGCGCGCCCGCAAGCTGGCGCTGATGATGGAAGACCCGCCGGAGCTGGACCCCGCCGTGGCCGCGCTGGCATGGCCGTGCGACCTGCTGCTGGACGGGCGCGGGCGCTTCGCCGGGTTCCTGATGCCGCGCGCCGAGGGGCCGCGCGTCTTCGAGTTCTACAACCCCAGCACCCGCCGCCGGACGGCCCCGCTCTGCCACTACGGCGTGCTGCACCGCGCGGGGGCCAACCTGGCCGCGGCGTTCGAGGCGCTGCACGCGCGCGGCTACGTGGTGGGCGACGTCAACGAGTCGAACGTGCTGCTGGGCGAGGGCGGCGCGGTGACGCTGGTGGACACCGACTCGTTCCAGGTGCGCGACCCCGACGACGGCACCGTGCACCGCTCGCACGTGGGCAAGCCCGAGTTCACCCCGCCCGAGCTGCAGGGTCTCTCCTTCGCCGAGCTGGACCGCCTCCCCGAGCACGACCTCTTCGGCCTGGCGGCGCTCCTCTTCCTCCTGCTGATGGAGGGGACGCACCCCTTCGCCTCGCGCCTGGCCGACGGCGGCGAGGTGCCCCCGGTGGAGGAGCGCATCCGCCGCGGGCTCTTCCCCCACGGCGCCGAGCACCCGGTCTGCCGCCCGCCGCGCCTGGCTCCCCGCTTCGAGCTGCTCGACCCGGCGCTCCAGG from the Longimicrobium sp. genome contains:
- a CDS encoding protein phosphatase 2C domain-containing protein — its product is MTDATLVPTAAPAAPSAGRTAGDWRVLGVSVRGTGHARGGLPCQDAHDWRRLPRGAVALAAADGAGSAPLAEAGARAAAHAAVDALARAAAAVDASGDGWTAALDAALAAALEAVHAEAARRGADIRDLATTLIACVAWDGGVAAAQVGDGAVIVATEDGGMRSVTVPTSGEFANETVFLTSPGAVAAAQRAAWRGEARHVGVFTDGLQGLALKFPEKVPHAPFFAPLFAFAAEGGDPREAERQLGAFLSGPRVTARSDDDLTLLLAARGHG